A single genomic interval of Prunus dulcis chromosome 5, ALMONDv2, whole genome shotgun sequence harbors:
- the LOC117628520 gene encoding nuclear transcription factor Y subunit C-3-like yields the protein MRQPGRYSGFMMHGGISGRTGPHSLPLARIKKIMKKSGEDVKMISGEAPIVFSKACELFIEELTRRSWMTTLEGKRRTLHKDDVASAVVGTDIFDFLVSLVSDSCHSEDITPEEKEALGGS from the coding sequence ATGAGGCAACCGGGAAGGTACTCGGGATTCATGATGCATGGAGGCATATCTGGGAGGACTGGGCCCCACTCATTACCCTTGGCGAGGATCAAGAAGATCATGAAGAAGTCCGGGGAAGACGTGAAGATGATATCTGGCGAGGCTCCAATTGTGTTCTCAAAGGCATGTGAGCTGTTCATAGAGGAACTCACGCGGAGGTCTTGGATGACAACCCTGGAAGGGAAGAGAAGGACACTGCACAAAGACGACGTTGCCTCGGCCGTCGTAGGCACCGatatctttgattttcttgtgAGTTTGGTTTCGGATTCTTGCCATTCTGAAGACATCACGCCGGAGGAAAAGGAGGCATTGGGGGGATCATAG
- the LOC117628729 gene encoding uncharacterized protein LOC117628729, which produces MDVFISEEYVVKRRVERKAAAAGGNGKSSSMASESSTKRSDEERRRKARPNHDHDVMVSSGLSDGIVFSCFSA; this is translated from the coding sequence ATGGATGTTTTTATTTCAGAAGAGTATGTTGTGAAGCGAAGGGTTGAGAGAAAGGCAGCTGCTGCTGGTGGAAATGGGAAAAGTTCAAGCATGGCGTCTGAATCTTCTACGAAAAGGTCTGATgaggagaggagaagaaaagctCGGCCAAATCATGACCATGATGTTATGGTTTCTAGTGGACTGAGTGATGGCATTGTTTTTAGCTGCTTCTCAGCCTAA
- the LOC117628992 gene encoding remorin 1.4-like, producing the protein MQLRVENKKVEERKHGDCISYFVHILHLTCKFLDHTVVPESAYPAVKKDITGGGSTERDALYAQIETGKRLALIKAWEESEKTKAENKAYRRMSTVELWEDSKRTSVEAELKKIEQCPRVEETAAKFCSPGITLKKLLLGCFISQHSAIM; encoded by the exons ATGCAACTTAGGGTGGAGAATAAAAAGGTTGAGGAGAGGAAGCATGGGGATTGCAT TTCATATTTTGTGCATATTCTTCATCTAACATGTAAATTTCTCGATCATACGGTCGTACCAGAGAGTGCATACCCTGCTGTAAAGAAAGACATAACAGGAGGGGGTTCAACTGAGAGAG ATGCATTGTATGCACAAATTGAAACAGGGAAACGGTTGGCCCTAATTAAAGCATGGGAGGAAAgtgagaaaacaaaagcagaGAACAA GGCATATAGAAGAATGTCAACAGTAGAATTGTGGGAAGACAGCAAGAGAACTTCTGTGGAGGCAGAACTCAAAAAAATTGAG CAATGCCCCAGGGTGGAGGAGACAGCTGCAAAGTTTTGTTCTCCCGGAATTACACTAAAGAAATTGCTACTTGGGTGCTTCATCAGCCAGCATTCTGCAATTATGTAA
- the LOC117628660 gene encoding myosin-11-like, producing the protein MFKSARWRSDKNKIKAVFKLQFHATQVPKLGVDTLTVSVIPGDVGKATVKLEKATVRDGSCRWENPAHETVKFVHEPKTGKIKECLYNFVVSTGSSKASVLGDVSVDFADYAEATKTSCVSLPLKNSNSNAVLHVTIQRLQENVDQREEEGCEDATVKSQDRSLKNHLSNHDADERVLIDERINRTTQNADFNRRASIGSDITLSSSDSGSGLDTPREHGLRSINIGHDPSSFPSSLSHASVQHKPAVYTPTTTYDEHQRSQWAWSAGSEHGVSTDGSTKSSHDTLPRERPSDDEIEKLKAELVVLARQADMSELELQTLRKQIVKESKRGQDLSKEVISLKEERDAFKAECEKLKAFQKKRMDDAQIKHRFQLEGGDLQALVDEIRQELSYEKDLTFNLRLQLQKTQESNSELILAVRDLEEILEQKNSEIADISNRPESTEDAAGLKATISKGGTSEDEEQMELEDLVKEHSNARETHLLAKQIADLYSEIEIYRRDKDELEIQMEQLALDYEILKQENHDISYKLEQSQLQEQLKMQYECSSPSASMNELESQVEDLETELKKQAEDFSNSLATIKELESHIKSLEDELEKQAQVFEADLEAVTCAKVEQEQRAIRAEGALRKTRSKNANTAERLQEEFRRLSVQMASTFDANEKVALKAMTEANELCVQKCQLEEMLQKTTEELQEVRNDYEARLQKISDQIDEKTEQIEQMLVEIENKSKQLEHQQKQEEEVKGHFSQVILQLQSEIDRLKTENNSLSEQAEENKNLRADLEQMKKSIEETEMLIQSGDAERIELVSTIAMLKEEAEKSLEKLNRMRELKEEKEAIVGLLQSELEELKTQCNDLKHSISEDEVEKEKLRKQVFQLKADLRKKEDAFTTIEKKLKDSNGRALVSDGIKCTHRNNKSLPVPKGSKEVAGLRERIKLLEGQIKLREAALETSTASFLEKEKDLQNIIEELESRVEEINQNSSVMKVGKDITGITSNEEERSGSEYLGHSALLPKENGNDMSCIKSADEMSSEQEPRLANVDHRNGYHDDLLTELASIKERNTSMESELKEMQERYSEISLKFAEVEGERQQLVMTVRNLKNLKRS; encoded by the exons ATGTTCAAGTCAGCGAGATGGAGAAGCGACAAGAACAAGATCAAAGCCGTCTTCAAATTGCAGTTCCATGCAACTCAG GTGCCAAAGTTGGGTGTGGATACATTGACGGTATCTGTTATTCCGGGGGATGTGGGAAAAGCAACTGTGAAATTAGAAAAAGCTACAGTTCGAGATGGGAGCTGTCGATGGGAAAATCCGGCCCATGAAACAGTAAAATTCGTCCATGAGCCGAAAACTGGGAAGATCAAGGAGTGTCTCTACAACTTTGTTGTCTCAACT GGATCTTCTAAAGCTAGTGTTCTTGGGGATGTTTCTGTTGATTTTGCTGACTATGCTGAGGCTACTAAAACTTCCTGTGTCTCTCTTCCCCTTAAGAATTCTAATTCTAATGCAGTTTTACAT gTTACCATTCAAAGATTGCAGGAAAACGTTGATCAGAG agaggaagaaggcTGTGAAGATGCGACTGTTAAATCCCAGGATAGAAGCTTGAAGAATCACTTAAGCAATCATGATGCAGATGAGAGGGTTTTGATC GATGAAAGAATCAATAGAACCACCCAAAATGCTGATTTCAATCGTAGGGCATCTATAGGATCTGACATTACATTGTCAAGTTCTGACAGCGGTTCTGGACTCGATACTCCTCGAGAACATGGACTGAGAAGCATTAATATCGGTCATGATCCTTCAAGCTTTCCGTCATCTCTTAGTCATGCCTCAGTACAACATAAACCTGCTGTTTATACCCCGACAACAACCTATGACGAGCATCAGCGATCACAATGGGCATGGTCTGCAGGTTCTGAACATGGAGTAAGTACTGATGGTTCAACAAAGAGTTCTCACGACACCCTTCCAAGAGAAAGGCCTTCAGATGACGAGATCGAAAAGCTAAAAGCTGAACTTGTTGTTTTAGCTAGACAGGCAGATATGTCAGAGTTAGAATTACAAACATTAAGGAAGCAGATAGTCAAAGAGAGCAAAAGGGGGCAGGATCTTTCAAAAGAAGTCATTAGCTTGAAAGAGGAGCGAGATGCTTTCAAGGCAGAATGTGAAAAACTAAAAGCCTTTCAGAAGAAACGTATGGATGATGCACAAATTAAACACAGGTTCCAGTTAGAAGGTGGAGATCTGCAGGCTCTTGTAGATGAAATCAGACAAGAACTAAGTTATGAGAAGGACCTGACTTTCAATCTCCGTTTACAGCTCCAGAAGACGCAAGAATCAAATTCTGAGTTGATTCTTGCTGTACGAGACCTGGAGGAGATATTGGAGCAGAAGAATAGTGAAATAGCTGACATTTCCAACAGACCAGAATCCACTGAAGATGCTGCAGGGTTGAAGGCAACCATCTCAAAAGGTGGGACCAGTGAGGATGAGGAGCAGATGGAGCTGGAGGATCTTGTTAAGGAGCACAGCAATGCCAGGGAAACACACCTGCTTGCGAAACAGATTGCAGACCTCTATAGTGAAATAGAAATCTATAGACGAGACAAAGATGAGCTTGAGATCCAAATGGAGCAGCTTGCACTTGACTATGAGATATTGAAACAAGAAAACCATGACATCTCATATAAACTAGAGCAAAGCCAACTGCAAGAACAACTTAAAATGCAGTATGAATGTTCATCTCCCTCTGCTAGCATGAATGAACTTGAATCCCAAGTTGAGGATTTGGAAACAGAACTGAAGAAGCAGGCTGAAGATTTTTCTAATTCGTTGGCTACCATAAAGGAACTTGAATCACATATCAAAAGCTTGGAGGATGAACTGGAGAAGCAGGCACAAGTATTTGAAGCTGATTTAGAAGCTGTGACATGTGCGAAAGTTGAGCAGGAGCAAAGAGCCATCCGAGCAGAGGGGGCACTGAGGAAAACTAGATCCAAAAATGCTAATACAGCTGAGAGGCTTCAGGAAGAATTTAGAAGACTCTCTGTGCAAATGGCCTCAACATTTGATGCAAATGAAAAGGTAGCTTTGAAAGCAATGACAGAAGCCAATGAACTGTGTGTACAGAAATGTCAACTAGAAGAAATGCTCCAGAAAACTACGGAAGAGCTTCAGGAAGTTAGAAATGATTATGAGGCAAGATTGCAGAAGATCTCCGACCAAATAGATGAGAAAACCGAACAGATAGAACAAATGTTAGTGGAAATTGAGAATAAATCCAAGCAGCTTGAACATCAGCAgaagcaagaggaagaagtTAAGGGGCATTTCTCCCAGGTGATCTTACAGCTCCAGTCTGAGATTGATAGGcttaaaactgaaaataatAGCCTTTCTGAGCAAGcagaggaaaacaaaaatttgagaGCAGATTTGGAAcaaatgaagaaatcaattgaGGAAACTGAGATGCTGATACAAAGTGGAGATGCGGAAAGAATTGAGCTGGTGAGTACAATTGCTATGCTGAAGGAGGAAGCAGAGAAGTCATTGGAGAAGTTGAATAGAATGAGGGAgctcaaagaagaaaaagaagcgaTAGTTGGACTCCTACAGTCGGAACTAGAAGAGCTTAAAACTCAATGTAATGACTTGAAACATTCGATATCTGAGGATGaggtagagaaagaaaaacttaGAAAGCAGGTCTTCCAGCTAAAGGCTGACCTGAGAAAGAAGGAAGATGCATTCACAACCATTGAAAAGAAGCTCAAGGATAGCAATGGACGTGCATTAGTTTCTGATGGAATTAAATGTACTCACAGAAACAATAAGTCTTTGCCAGTTCCTAAAGGTTCAAAAGAAGTTGCAGGTCTTAGGGAGAGAATAAAATTGCTCGAg GGACAAATAAAGTTAAGGGAAGCTGCTTTGGAAACCTCAACTGCTTCATTTTTGGAGAAGGAAAAGGATCTTCAAAACATAATCGAAGAGTTAGAGAGCAGGGTGGAAGAAATCAATCAGAATAGTTCAGTTATGAAG GTAGGCAAAGATATCACTGGTATAACTTCAAATGAAGAAGAGAGGAGTGGATCTGAATACTTGGGCCACTCAGCATTATTGcccaaagaaaatggaaatgatATGTCTTGTATCAAGAG TGCTGATGAAATGTCATCAGAGCAAGAACCAAGACTCGCCAATGTGGATCATAGAAATGGCTACCATGATGACTTATTAACTGAATTAGCGTCAATTAAGGAGAGGAATACATCAATGGAAAGTGAACTAAAGGAGATGCAAGAGAGATATTCAGAGATAAGTCTCAAATTTGCAGAGGTAGAAGGTGAAAGACAACAGCTTGTAATGACAGTACGCAACCTCAAAAATTTGAAGAGGAGCTAA
- the LOC117628519 gene encoding protein LURP-one-related 3-like has protein sequence MAKIHPLIILNGSHEAPSSSTASTSSCSNKYMTSKRETFTIWMKSLVMQGNGCTAFDESGEIVYRIDNYDNKHSNEVYLMDLRGKLLFTVCEKKMCGFLSWEGYKSNTFVGANRPMFRVRKSCRAILGNNECSYKVSMGSETSCSYKLEALGGKSSAFRITDSNGGFVAEAKRKQSSSGVVLGDDVLSLVVEAHVDHSLIMALVTVYGLIRHQL, from the coding sequence ATGGCTAAGATACATCCTCTCATAATACTCAACGGCAGCCATGAAGCTCCTTCTAGCTCTACTGCTAGTACTTCATCGTGTTCTAACAAGTACATGACTTCAAAGAGAGAAACATTCACCATATGGATGAAATCGCTTGTGATGCAAGGAAACGGATGCACTGCGTTTGATGAAAGTGGAGAAATCGTTTATCGAATCGATAACTACGACAACAAGCACAGCAACGAAGTTTATCTCATGGATCTCCGGGGCAAGCTTCTCTTCACTGTTTGTGAGAAGAAAATGTGTGGTTTTCTAAGCTGGGAGGGCTACAAAAGCAACACTTTTGTTGGTGCCAATAGGCCAATGTTTCGAGTGAGGAAAAGTTGTAGAGCAATTCTTGGAAATAACGAGTGTTCTTATAAAGTAAGCATGGGATCTGAGACCAGTTGCAGCTACAAGTTAGAAGCCTTGGGGGGTAAATCATCAGCATTTAGAATTACAGACAGCAATGGAGGATTTGTAGCAGAGGCAAAGAGAAAGCAGTCAAGTTCAGGAGTTGTATTGGGAGATGATGTGCTGAGTTTGGTGGTGGAGGCTCATGTAGATCACTCCCTTATCATGGCCCTTGTCACTGTTTATGGATTAATTAGACATCAATTATGA
- the LOC117628685 gene encoding protein LURP-one-related 3-like, with protein sequence MAKVHPLIIPSTTDEASSATGFASCSNNKYITSKRETFTIWMKSLVMQGSGCTAFDENGEIVYRIDNYDNKHSSEVYLMDLRGKLLFTLCEMKICVFPSWKGYKSSGVNNNKPWFQVRRSCRSIFEKKGFSYKVTMRSDSSCYRLESLSGKSSEFRVTDSNGGVVAEAKRKQSSSGVVLGDDVFTLVVEPHVDHSFIMALVTIYGLIRHQI encoded by the coding sequence ATGGCCAAGGTTCATCCCCTCATAATACCCAGTACTACTGATGAGGCTTCTTCAGCTACTGGTTTTGCTTCTTGTtctaataataaatatataacttCAAAGCGAGAAACATTCACTATATGGATGAAATCGCTTGTGATGCAAGGAAGCGGATGCACTGCGTTTGATGAGAATGGAGAGATTGTGTATCGAATCGATAACTACGACAACAAGCACAGCAGCGAAGTTTATCTCATGGATCTCCGAGGAAAGCTTCTCTTCACCCTGTGTGAGATGAAAATATGTGTTTTTCCAAGTTGGAAGGGCTACAAAAGCAGTGGTGTCAATAACAATAAGCCATGGTTTCAAGTGAGAAGAAGTTGCAGATCAATTTTTGAGAAGAAAGGGTTTTCCTATAAAGTAACCATGAGATCTGATAGCAGCTGTTACAGGTTAGAGAGTTTGAGTGGTAAATCATCAGAATTTAGAGTCACAGACAGCAATGGAGGAGTTGTAGCAGAGGCAAAGAGAAAGCAGTCAAGTTCAGGGGTCGTTTTGGGAGATGATGTGTTCACTTTGGTGGTGGAGCCTCATGTTGACCACTCCTTTATCATGGCTCTTGTCACTATTTATGGCTTAATTAGACATCAAATATGA
- the LOC117628621 gene encoding protein LURP-one-related 3-like, producing the protein MAKVHPLIIPNSTNSDDASSSCTIHTHMTSTRETFTIWMKSLVMQGNGCTAFDGNGEVVYRIDNYDNKHSNEVYLMDLRGKLLFTVCEKKMCGFPSWKGFKINGANKPFFQVRKSWRSVLGKKGISYKVTMGSDSTFYRLEGLSGKSSEFRITDGNGGVVAEAKRKQSNSGVVLGDDVFTLVVEPHVDHSFVMALVTVYGLIRHQI; encoded by the coding sequence ATGGCCAAGGTTCATCCTCTCATAATACCCAACAGTACCAATAGCGATGATGCATCTTCAAGCTGTACTATTCATACACATATGACTTCAACGAGAGAAACATTCACAATATGGATGAAATCGCTTGTGATGCAAGGAAACGGATGCACTGCGTTTGATGGAAATGGAGAGGTCGTTTATCGAATCGATAACTACGACAACAAGCACAGCAACGAAGTTTATCTCATGGATCTCCGCGGAAAACTTCTCTTCACTGTGTGTGAGAAGAAAATGTGCGGCTTTCCAAGTTGGAAGGGGTTTAAAATTAATGGTGCCAATAAGCCATTTTTTCAAGTGAGAAAAAGCTGGAGATCGGTTCTTGGAAAGAAAGGGATTTCTTATAAAGTAACCATGGGATCTGATAGTACTTTTTACAGATTAGAGGGTTTGAGTGGTAAATCATCAGAATTCAGAATCACAGATGGCAATGGAGGAGTTGTAGCAGAGGCAAAGAGAAAGCAGTCAAATTCAGGAGTTGTATTGGGAGATGATGTGTTCACTTTGGTGGTGGAGCCTCATGTTGATCACTCCTTTGTCATGGCTCTCGTTACTGTTTATGGCTTAATTAGACATCAAATCTGA
- the LOC117629297 gene encoding protein LURP-one-related 3-like has protein sequence MAKVHPLSISKTDDASTASTSSCSNNKYVTSKRETFTIWMKSLVMQGKGCTAFDENGEIVYRIDNYDAKHSNEVYLMDLCGKLLFTVCEKKMCFFPSWKGYKNNGANKPLFQVRKSCRSILGKKGFAYKVTMRSDGSCYRLEGLSGKSSEFRITDSNGGVVAETKRKQSSSGVVLGDDVFTLVVEPHVDHSFIMALVTVYGLIRHQI, from the coding sequence ATGGCCAAGGTTCATCCTCTTTCAATATCCAAGACTGACGATGCTTCTACTGCTAGCACTTCCTCATGTTCTAATAACAAGTACGTGACCTCAAAGAGAGAAACATTCACAATATGGATGAAATCGCTTGTGATGCAAGGAAAAGGATGCACTGCGTTTGACGAAAATGGAGAGATCGTTTATCGAATCGATAACTACGACGCCAAGCACAGCAACGAAGTTTATCTCATGGATCTCTGTGGGAAACTTCTCTTCACCGTGTGTGAGAAGAAAATGTGCTTTTTTCCAAGTTGGAAGGGGTATAAAAATAATGGTGCCAATAAGCCATTGTTTCAAGTGAGAAAAAGTTGCAGATCAATTCTTGGAAAGAAAGGGTTTGCTTATAAAGTAACCATGAGATCTGATGGCAGCTGTTACCGGCTAGAGGGTTTGAGTGGTAAATCATCAGAATTCAGAATAACAGATAGCAATGGAGGAGTTGTAGCAGAGACAAAGAGAAAGCAGTCAAGTTCAGGAGTTGTATTGGGAGATGATGTGTTCACTTTGGTGGTGGAGCCTCATGTTGATCACTCCTTCATCATGGCCCTTGTCACTGTTTATGGCTTAATTAGACATCAAATATGA